A section of the Acanthochromis polyacanthus isolate Apoly-LR-REF ecotype Palm Island chromosome 1, KAUST_Apoly_ChrSc, whole genome shotgun sequence genome encodes:
- the LOC110950567 gene encoding feline leukemia virus subgroup C receptor-related protein 2-like isoform X2 has translation MSSQDELSHEWMDSFGNATDNDCSQRKERTGLDEYRRPLGDDCDTLGPSFVDTAQLFPLMETKLYKRRWAMLFVFCCYSMSNAFMWLQYGIISNIFMRFYSIDSLAIDWLSMIYFLTYIPLILPVMWLLDSRGIRDVVVVGSAFNCIGAWIKMSTADPNMFAMTFFGQFVCSVATVYILGIPSRLASLWFGQQEVSTACSIGVLGNQPGEIAGDGG, from the exons ATGAGTTCTCAAGACGAACTGTCCCACGAGTGGATGGACAGCTTTGGGAACGCCACAGACAATGACTGCTCTCAAAGGAAGGAGAGGACTGGTTTGGATGAATACAGGCGCCCTCTGGGAGACGACTGCGACACCTTGGGGCCGTCGTTCGTGGACACTGCGCAGCTCTTCCCACTCATGGAGACCAAGCTGTACAAGCGGCGGTGGGCGATGCTGTTCGTCTTCTGCTGCTACTCCATGAGCAACGCCTTCATGTGGCTGCAGTACGGCATCATCAGCAACATCTTCATGCGCTTCTACAGCATCGACTCCTTGGCCATCGACTGGCTCTCCATGATCTACTTCCTCACCTACATCCCCCTCATCCTGCCGGTCATGTGGCTGCTGGACAGTCGGGGCATCAGGGACGTTGTGGTGGTGGGCTCGGCCTTCAACTGCATCGGGGCCTGGATCAAGATGAGCACGGCCGACCCCAACATGTTCGCCATGACCTTCTTCGGGCAGTTTGTGTGTTCGGTGGCCACGGTTTATATCCTGGGGATCCCGTCCAGACTTGCGTCGTTGTGGTTTGGGCAGCAGGAGGTGTCCACCGCCTGTTCCATTGGCGTTCTGGGGAACCAG CCAGGGGAAATTGCTGGGGATGGCGGGTGA
- the LOC110950567 gene encoding feline leukemia virus subgroup C receptor-related protein 2-like isoform X1 — translation MSSQDELSHEWMDSFGNATDNDCSQRKERTGLDEYRRPLGDDCDTLGPSFVDTAQLFPLMETKLYKRRWAMLFVFCCYSMSNAFMWLQYGIISNIFMRFYSIDSLAIDWLSMIYFLTYIPLILPVMWLLDSRGIRDVVVVGSAFNCIGAWIKMSTADPNMFAMTFFGQFVCSVATVYILGIPSRLASLWFGQQEVSTACSIGVLGNQVCLYLAAGLKKEVFGSVCMVCFADHLNEPKHRQVHIMSCQRLTSGCVNESLCSCELCFLLRQQV, via the coding sequence ATGAGTTCTCAAGACGAACTGTCCCACGAGTGGATGGACAGCTTTGGGAACGCCACAGACAATGACTGCTCTCAAAGGAAGGAGAGGACTGGTTTGGATGAATACAGGCGCCCTCTGGGAGACGACTGCGACACCTTGGGGCCGTCGTTCGTGGACACTGCGCAGCTCTTCCCACTCATGGAGACCAAGCTGTACAAGCGGCGGTGGGCGATGCTGTTCGTCTTCTGCTGCTACTCCATGAGCAACGCCTTCATGTGGCTGCAGTACGGCATCATCAGCAACATCTTCATGCGCTTCTACAGCATCGACTCCTTGGCCATCGACTGGCTCTCCATGATCTACTTCCTCACCTACATCCCCCTCATCCTGCCGGTCATGTGGCTGCTGGACAGTCGGGGCATCAGGGACGTTGTGGTGGTGGGCTCGGCCTTCAACTGCATCGGGGCCTGGATCAAGATGAGCACGGCCGACCCCAACATGTTCGCCATGACCTTCTTCGGGCAGTTTGTGTGTTCGGTGGCCACGGTTTATATCCTGGGGATCCCGTCCAGACTTGCGTCGTTGTGGTTTGGGCAGCAGGAGGTGTCCACCGCCTGTTCCATTGGCGTTCTGGGGAACCAGGTGTGTCTTTATTTAGCTGCTGGGCTGAAAAAAGAGGTCTTTGGCAGTGTGTGCATGGTGTGCTTTGCAGATCATCTGAATGAGCCAAAACACAGGCAGGTCCATATTATGTCATGTCAGCGTCTGACATCTGGATGTGTGAATGAGTCTCTCTGCTCATGTGAATTGTGTTTCTTGTTGAGGCAGCAGGTTTAA